From the genome of Prevotella herbatica, one region includes:
- the gyrB gene encoding DNA topoisomerase (ATP-hydrolyzing) subunit B — translation MVENQNNEASYSASNIQVLEGLEAVRKRPAMYIGDISEKGLHHLINETVDNSIDEAMAGYCTDVEITINEDGSVSVEDNGRGIPVDEHKKLHKSALEVVMTVLHAGGKFDKGSYKVSGGLHGVGVSCVNALSIHMLSQVFRNGKIYQQEYEKGKPLYPVKVVGETDKRGTRQQFWPDPTIFTTTTFKWDLVASRMRELAYLNAGIKIILTDLRKDEEGKTRQEVFHAKDGLKEFVRYVDRHRQHLFDDVIFLKTEKQGTPIEVAIMYNTDYSENIHSYVNNINTIEGGTHLTGFRAALTRTLKNYADSDSTISKQIEKAKIEIAGEDFREGLTAVISIKVAEPQFEGQTKTKLGNSEVAGAVQQAVGEALSNYLEEHPVEAKKICEKVVLAATARIAARKARESVQRKSIMGGGGLPGKLADCSNKDPHECEIFLVEGDSAGGSAKQGRDRYTQAILPLRGKILNVEKVQWHRVFEAESVMNIIQSIGVRFGVEGEDDREANIDKLRYDKIIIMTDADVDGSHIDTLIMTLFYRFMPKVIEDGHLYIATPPLYKCTYRKVSEYCYTEQQRQAFIDKYVEGKEDDKALHTQRYKGLGEMNPDQLWDTTMNPTSRLLKQVTIQNAAEADEIFSMLMGDDVEPRREFIEQNATYANIDA, via the coding sequence ATGGTAGAAAATCAAAACAACGAGGCAAGTTATTCAGCCTCGAATATTCAGGTTCTCGAGGGTCTTGAAGCTGTACGTAAGCGCCCAGCTATGTATATTGGCGACATTAGTGAAAAAGGTCTTCATCACCTTATTAACGAAACTGTCGACAACTCTATTGACGAGGCAATGGCTGGATATTGTACAGACGTTGAGATTACTATCAACGAAGACGGTTCTGTTTCCGTTGAAGATAATGGTCGCGGTATACCAGTTGATGAGCATAAGAAACTTCACAAGTCTGCTCTTGAAGTCGTAATGACTGTACTGCATGCTGGTGGTAAGTTTGACAAAGGATCATATAAAGTCAGCGGTGGTCTGCATGGTGTAGGTGTAAGTTGCGTCAACGCACTTTCTATCCACATGCTTTCGCAGGTATTCCGCAACGGAAAGATATATCAACAGGAATACGAAAAAGGCAAGCCACTTTATCCCGTTAAAGTTGTTGGTGAAACTGACAAGCGTGGTACACGCCAACAGTTTTGGCCAGATCCTACAATATTCACAACAACGACTTTTAAATGGGACCTTGTTGCGAGTCGTATGCGTGAGCTTGCATACCTTAATGCAGGTATCAAAATCATTCTTACTGATCTTCGTAAGGACGAAGAAGGAAAGACTCGTCAGGAAGTATTCCATGCCAAAGACGGTTTGAAGGAATTCGTTCGTTATGTAGACCGCCATCGTCAGCATCTTTTTGATGATGTAATCTTCCTTAAAACTGAAAAGCAAGGTACTCCTATTGAAGTAGCTATTATGTATAACACAGATTACTCTGAAAACATCCATAGCTACGTAAACAACATTAATACTATTGAAGGCGGTACTCACCTTACAGGTTTCCGTGCTGCGCTCACACGTACGTTGAAAAATTATGCAGACTCAGACTCTACAATATCAAAACAGATTGAAAAGGCAAAGATAGAGATTGCTGGTGAGGACTTCCGTGAAGGTCTTACAGCTGTTATATCAATAAAGGTTGCTGAGCCTCAGTTTGAAGGTCAGACAAAGACCAAACTTGGTAACAGCGAAGTTGCAGGTGCCGTTCAACAAGCTGTGGGTGAAGCTCTATCCAACTATCTGGAAGAACACCCAGTAGAGGCTAAAAAAATATGTGAGAAAGTAGTTCTTGCAGCTACTGCACGTATCGCAGCCCGTAAAGCTCGTGAAAGCGTACAACGCAAGAGCATTATGGGAGGAGGCGGACTTCCTGGTAAGTTGGCAGACTGTTCAAACAAAGATCCACACGAATGCGAAATATTCCTTGTCGAGGGTGATTCAGCTGGTGGCTCTGCAAAGCAGGGTCGTGACCGCTATACACAAGCCATTTTACCTCTTCGCGGTAAGATTCTTAATGTAGAAAAAGTTCAATGGCATAGAGTATTCGAAGCTGAGTCTGTAATGAATATCATTCAGAGTATTGGAGTTCGTTTTGGTGTTGAAGGCGAAGACGATCGTGAAGCTAACATTGACAAACTACGTTACGACAAGATTATAATCATGACCGATGCCGATGTCGATGGTTCTCACATCGACACTCTTATCATGACGTTATTCTATCGATTCATGCCTAAAGTCATTGAAGACGGACATCTTTACATTGCTACTCCTCCACTCTATAAGTGTACTTACAGAAAAGTCAGCGAATATTGCTACACAGAGCAACAGCGACAGGCTTTCATCGATAAATATGTTGAAGGAAAAGAAGATGACAAAGCTTTGCATACACAGCGTTACAAAGGTTTAGGTGAAATGAATCCTGATCAGCTTTGGGATACAACTATGAATCCTACATCACGCCTCCTAAAACAGGTTACAATTCAGAATGCAGCTGAAGCAGACGAAATCTTCTCCATGTTAATGGGAGATGACGTTGAACCACGCCGCGAATTTATTGAGCAAAATGCCACATACGCAAATATTGACGCTTAA
- a CDS encoding alpha-L-rhamnosidase, producing the protein MREIMIGLLLMISYGISAQTLMPKWISYPEVDSTSQIWFRQTYINNQRPELANISITTTGQIELCVNGYNVSTDTRLPFRTYSENDEPIRMTFNVTRFLRPDSNTIAVWYSPSYPHVQSQQISLNYYGAMSDGEQFSYNANDDWLCRKANISLTTDGEEEFISPSNDAVWNSSEYEPACWISAKLQYKDKTSSISDYASFYNSRRVTRIIRPECQRIGRDSIVYCFNPAFQGYVRITLRGAKKGEKLDIGGLKYTCNGDLDEQAYRKFTDKYCDYIIICGDKKFRRSQIQSVEGIEINTYFHANWLY; encoded by the coding sequence ATGAGAGAAATAATGATAGGTCTACTTTTAATGATATCCTATGGTATAAGTGCACAAACTCTTATGCCAAAATGGATATCATACCCAGAAGTTGACTCTACATCACAGATTTGGTTCAGGCAGACATATATAAATAATCAACGCCCGGAATTAGCCAACATCAGTATAACGACAACAGGGCAGATTGAGCTCTGTGTAAACGGATATAATGTGTCAACAGACACACGACTGCCTTTCCGTACATATAGCGAAAACGACGAACCTATACGCATGACATTCAATGTAACAAGGTTTCTTCGTCCTGACAGCAATACAATAGCGGTATGGTACAGTCCTTCATATCCCCACGTTCAATCTCAACAAATTTCTCTCAACTATTACGGAGCAATGTCAGATGGCGAACAGTTTTCCTACAACGCTAATGACGATTGGCTCTGTAGAAAAGCGAATATTTCATTAACAACTGATGGTGAAGAAGAATTTATTTCACCATCAAATGATGCTGTTTGGAATTCTTCTGAATACGAACCAGCATGCTGGATAAGTGCAAAGCTGCAATACAAAGATAAAACAAGTTCGATTTCTGATTACGCATCATTCTACAACTCTCGACGTGTCACGAGAATAATACGACCCGAATGCCAAAGGATTGGCAGAGACTCCATTGTATATTGTTTCAATCCTGCATTTCAAGGCTACGTACGCATCACGCTACGTGGAGCAAAGAAAGGCGAAAAATTAGATATCGGAGGACTCAAATACACATGCAATGGAGATCTTGATGAACAGGCATACAGAAAATTCACAGATAAATATTGCGATTACATTATTATCTGTGGCGATAAGAAATTCAGAAGAAGCCAAATACAAAGTGTGGAAGGAATCGAAATAAATACTTATTTTCACGCTAATTGGTTATATTGA
- a CDS encoding cell division protein FtsQ/DivIB, whose product MFAFTAFNKPDEKTKLCTKVNINIQDEATNGFIDTHEIKNRLRKGNIYPLKMPLDDVNSRKIEETLKSSPFVKTAECYKTQDGQVCITLTQRMPVVRIKSDRGDDYYLDDNDCIMPNSHYTSDLIIATGHITKWFATNYISPLSKTLMENDLWKNQIEQINVMPDLGIELVPRVGNHIVYIGQLPYCKYKKLKNKIVSDFVNKKMNRLEKFYKYGLSQAGWNKYSYINLEFDNQIICKKVFKEKKDDKSIESALAVSDNIGGIPVKSQEVSKTGNLSPEKGNKPEANKTTSSKKELSGNTANKKVNNKTRI is encoded by the coding sequence ATGTTTGCTTTCACCGCCTTCAACAAGCCGGATGAAAAGACTAAGTTATGCACAAAAGTGAATATAAATATTCAAGACGAAGCTACAAACGGTTTTATTGATACACATGAGATTAAGAACCGTTTGAGAAAAGGTAATATATATCCGCTCAAAATGCCTTTGGATGATGTAAATTCACGCAAAATAGAGGAGACGTTAAAATCTAGTCCTTTTGTAAAAACTGCCGAATGTTACAAGACACAGGATGGTCAAGTGTGTATTACTCTGACTCAAAGAATGCCTGTGGTGAGAATAAAGTCTGATAGAGGTGACGATTATTATCTAGATGATAACGATTGCATAATGCCTAATTCGCATTACACATCTGACCTCATAATCGCGACAGGACATATTACAAAATGGTTTGCCACTAATTACATTTCCCCTCTAAGCAAAACACTTATGGAAAACGACTTATGGAAAAACCAGATTGAGCAGATCAATGTAATGCCTGATTTAGGTATAGAACTTGTACCCAGAGTGGGCAATCATATTGTATATATCGGTCAACTACCTTACTGCAAATATAAAAAGCTGAAGAATAAAATCGTATCTGATTTTGTAAACAAAAAGATGAACCGTTTGGAGAAATTCTACAAGTATGGCCTTTCACAAGCTGGTTGGAATAAATACAGTTACATAAATCTAGAATTTGACAATCAGATAATATGCAAAAAGGTCTTCAAAGAAAAGAAAGATGACAAGAGCATAGAAAGCGCACTTGCTGTAAGCGACAATATTGGGGGAATACCAGTAAAGTCACAGGAGGTAAGTAAAACAGGAAATCTATCACCAGAAAAAGGTAATAAGCCTGAAGCCAACAAGACAACTTCGTCAAAGAAGGAATTAAGTGGAAATACAGCAAACAAGAAGGTAAATAACAAAACAAGAATTTGA
- the recO gene encoding DNA repair protein RecO, protein MIIKSRAIVLHSFKFGEDKIIVDLFTEEHGRVSFVAPISSSAKAKIKKQYFQPFSILDVEYDYRQKQGLQKFKYVGIAFPFVSVPFDQYKMVISLFLAEFTFYAIRGEQKNIPLFGYVINSLKWLDSCSEGFTNFHLVYMIHLLKFIGFYPNLDDYEKGCYFDLRSGCYISMPPFHREYLSTDDTSLLSTFCRMDYSNMHFFKMSHIERNRLVDVVLSYYRLHVPKFPELKSYDVLKELYR, encoded by the coding sequence ATGATAATAAAGAGTAGAGCCATAGTATTGCATTCTTTTAAATTCGGTGAGGACAAGATTATAGTGGACTTGTTTACCGAAGAGCATGGTCGCGTGTCTTTTGTCGCACCAATTTCTTCATCAGCTAAGGCAAAGATAAAGAAGCAATACTTTCAACCATTTTCTATTCTTGATGTAGAATATGACTATAGACAAAAGCAAGGTTTGCAAAAATTTAAATATGTTGGTATTGCTTTCCCCTTTGTCTCTGTGCCATTTGATCAGTATAAAATGGTCATATCCCTATTTCTTGCAGAATTTACTTTTTATGCCATAAGAGGAGAACAAAAGAATATTCCTCTGTTTGGATATGTAATAAATAGTCTGAAGTGGTTGGATAGTTGTAGTGAAGGCTTTACTAATTTTCATTTGGTTTACATGATCCACTTATTAAAGTTTATAGGTTTTTACCCTAATCTTGATGACTACGAGAAAGGCTGTTATTTTGATTTGAGGAGTGGTTGCTATATAAGTATGCCGCCTTTTCATAGAGAATATTTATCGACTGATGACACTTCGTTATTGTCAACCTTTTGCAGGATGGATTATTCAAACATGCATTTTTTTAAGATGTCACATATTGAAAGAAATAGATTAGTTGATGTCGTACTTTCTTATTATAGGTTGCATGTGCCTAAGTTTCCCGAACTGAAATCGTATGATGTACTAAAAGAATTGTATCGGTAG
- the ftsA gene encoding cell division protein FtsA has translation MAEFIVAIELGSTKITGIAGKKNLDGSITVLAVVKEDSTQCIRKGVVYNIDKTVQCLTNIITRLKTILKSDIAHVYVGVGGQSIRSVKNVIVKDLPVDTIVTQEMVNELMDANRAMSYPDMEILEAATQEYKVDQQYQLDPIGIQCNRLEGNYLNILWHKTFYRNLNKCFDLAGIAIAEMYLAPMVLADSVLSEAEKRSGSVLVDLGAESTTVSVYYKNILRHLAIIPLGGNNITKDIASLQIEESDAEKMKIKYASAYTDNSDIDNNLMLPIDLDRQIENRKFIEIIEARLEEIIENVWFQVPAEYANNLLGGLILTGGGSNMKNIETAFRNHTRIDKIRIAKFVSLTINSTNEDINAHDGKMNTILGILAKGDMNCAGTEIKADLFSSTAENKPAMTTADIHNKPRTLTETTGSGVVRTEAEKIKAEEEEKKKREAEIEAEIKAKELEEERKKKKEASTIHKTIKGLKGFFQKMISEDE, from the coding sequence ATGGCAGAATTTATTGTTGCTATTGAACTGGGATCAACTAAGATTACCGGTATCGCTGGAAAGAAAAACCTTGACGGCAGCATTACGGTGTTGGCTGTTGTCAAGGAAGATTCCACACAATGCATTCGCAAAGGTGTGGTATATAACATAGATAAGACCGTACAGTGTCTCACTAATATCATAACTAGGCTTAAGACTATTCTTAAGAGTGATATAGCACATGTTTATGTTGGTGTGGGAGGACAATCTATACGTAGTGTCAAAAACGTTATAGTAAAAGACCTGCCAGTAGACACAATCGTTACCCAAGAAATGGTTAACGAACTCATGGATGCCAATCGTGCCATGAGTTATCCTGACATGGAAATACTTGAGGCTGCTACTCAAGAATACAAAGTAGACCAGCAATATCAACTTGATCCTATTGGCATACAGTGCAACAGACTAGAAGGTAACTATCTTAATATTCTTTGGCACAAAACATTCTACCGCAATCTAAACAAGTGTTTTGATTTGGCAGGCATAGCAATCGCTGAAATGTATCTCGCTCCAATGGTACTAGCAGATAGTGTTCTTAGCGAGGCGGAGAAAAGATCCGGCAGTGTTCTTGTAGACCTTGGAGCAGAAAGCACTACTGTTTCAGTTTACTATAAGAACATACTTCGCCACTTGGCAATCATCCCTCTAGGCGGAAACAATATAACAAAAGATATCGCTTCTTTGCAGATCGAAGAATCAGATGCAGAGAAGATGAAAATAAAATATGCTAGCGCATACACAGACAACAGTGACATAGACAACAATCTGATGTTACCGATTGACTTAGATAGACAGATTGAGAATCGTAAGTTCATAGAGATTATAGAAGCACGTCTTGAAGAAATTATTGAAAATGTATGGTTTCAGGTTCCAGCTGAATATGCAAACAACCTTTTAGGAGGATTAATCCTTACGGGCGGTGGTTCGAATATGAAAAATATCGAAACGGCATTCCGCAACCATACCCGAATTGACAAAATTAGAATCGCCAAATTTGTATCACTAACTATCAATTCAACAAATGAGGATATAAATGCTCACGATGGTAAAATGAATACAATTCTGGGTATTCTTGCTAAAGGCGATATGAACTGTGCAGGAACAGAAATCAAGGCAGACCTTTTCAGTAGCACTGCTGAAAACAAACCTGCAATGACTACAGCCGACATACATAACAAACCTCGAACTCTCACAGAAACAACAGGAAGTGGAGTTGTTAGAACTGAAGCTGAAAAGATAAAGGCCGAAGAGGAAGAAAAGAAAAAGAGAGAAGCTGAAATTGAGGCTGAAATAAAAGCCAAAGAATTGGAAGAAGAGCGTAAAAAGAAAAAAGAAGCCAGCACTATCCACAAGACTATAAAGGGATTGAAAGGATTCTTCCAAAAGATGATATCTGAAGACGAGTAA
- a CDS encoding glycoside hydrolase family 95 protein, translating to MKKYILTFLVIALSLTVSATQLPMRLWYNSPAQYFEESLPIGNGKLGALVYGNPDQDILYLNDITFWTGKPVNLNEGDDAYKYIPLIRQELFKENYKEADILQHLVQGHNSENYQPLSTLKINDYAKGSVSNYYRELDIDSAITKIRYTRGDVNFYREYFSSNPDKLIAIHLSASKKASINCEILLTGQTPHKVKASDKQITMLGNAIGDPKESIHFCSILKANNKGGKIEVTDSTLQIINADEATLYFVNETSFNGFDKHPVNDGANYIENATNDIWHTVNYTYQQFRERHISDYRKIYTRLSLNLNGAKYDNKRTTEQQLKDYTTDGGNNKYLETLYFQYGRYLLISSSRTPSVPANLQGLWTPHKFSPWRGNYTVNINLEENYWPAEEANLSEMVMPLNGFISSLAKTGKYTAKHYYGVNQGWCSSHNSDIWAMSNPVGEKQESPEWSNWNMGGAWLVNTLWEHYDFNRDKKYLHDTAYPLMKGASDFMLKWLIENPKKKGELITAPSTSPENEYVNDKGYHGTTCYGGTADLAIIRELLTNTLKAAQALNTDKSYQDTLASTIKRLHPYTVGHMGDINEWYYDWDDYDFQHRHQSHLIGLYPGHQITVTATPELAKAATRTLEIKGDKTTGWSTGWRINLWARLHRADMAYHIFQKLLTYVSPDNYKGPDRKHSGGTYPNLFDAHPPFQIDGNFGGIAGVCEMLMQSDGNTIQLLPACPASWKTGSIKGLKARGGYIVNMEWKNGKVINAEIFSTVGGTVKVIYNNKVKTITLSKGKKKKI from the coding sequence ATGAAAAAGTATATACTCACATTCCTGGTAATAGCACTATCACTAACTGTGTCTGCTACCCAACTGCCTATGAGATTATGGTATAACTCTCCGGCGCAGTATTTCGAAGAGTCGTTACCAATTGGTAATGGTAAGCTTGGGGCACTTGTATATGGTAATCCTGACCAAGACATCTTATATCTCAACGACATAACTTTTTGGACAGGAAAGCCTGTTAATCTTAATGAAGGTGATGATGCTTACAAATATATTCCGCTTATACGCCAAGAATTGTTTAAAGAGAACTACAAAGAAGCAGACATACTCCAACACCTTGTTCAAGGACATAATTCAGAGAACTACCAACCACTTTCAACACTAAAGATAAATGACTACGCAAAGGGCAGTGTATCAAACTATTATCGTGAACTTGACATTGACAGTGCAATCACAAAGATAAGATATACTCGCGGCGACGTAAATTTCTATCGTGAATATTTCTCAAGTAATCCTGATAAATTGATAGCCATTCATCTAAGCGCAAGCAAGAAAGCATCAATAAATTGCGAAATCCTTCTAACCGGACAAACACCACACAAGGTAAAAGCTTCTGATAAACAGATAACCATGCTTGGAAATGCCATTGGTGATCCAAAAGAGAGTATCCATTTCTGCTCTATCCTTAAAGCAAACAATAAAGGTGGAAAGATTGAAGTTACCGATTCTACCCTTCAGATTATCAATGCAGATGAAGCAACCTTATATTTTGTAAACGAGACTAGTTTCAATGGCTTTGATAAGCATCCTGTAAACGACGGAGCAAATTATATTGAAAATGCCACTAATGATATCTGGCATACAGTAAACTACACATACCAGCAGTTCCGTGAACGTCATATTTCTGACTATAGAAAGATTTACACTAGACTTTCACTCAACCTTAACGGAGCTAAATACGATAACAAAAGAACTACCGAGCAACAGTTGAAAGACTATACCACTGATGGTGGAAACAACAAATATCTGGAAACACTTTACTTCCAATATGGTCGCTATCTGCTTATCAGCAGTTCACGCACACCTTCCGTGCCTGCCAACTTACAAGGTCTTTGGACACCGCATAAATTTTCCCCATGGCGTGGAAATTACACCGTAAACATAAATCTTGAGGAAAATTATTGGCCCGCAGAAGAAGCAAATCTATCTGAAATGGTAATGCCGTTAAACGGTTTCATTTCATCATTGGCAAAAACTGGCAAATATACTGCCAAACACTATTATGGGGTAAACCAAGGATGGTGTTCTAGTCATAATTCAGATATATGGGCTATGTCTAATCCTGTTGGAGAAAAGCAGGAAAGTCCAGAATGGAGCAATTGGAATATGGGAGGAGCATGGCTCGTAAATACCCTTTGGGAACACTATGACTTCAACAGAGATAAGAAATACCTACATGATACAGCCTATCCATTAATGAAGGGAGCAAGTGACTTTATGCTGAAATGGCTAATAGAAAACCCCAAAAAGAAAGGTGAACTGATTACAGCACCAAGCACAAGTCCTGAAAATGAATACGTAAACGACAAAGGATATCATGGTACTACATGCTATGGAGGAACAGCCGACCTAGCTATCATACGTGAACTTCTCACAAACACCCTGAAGGCTGCACAAGCACTTAATACCGACAAATCATATCAAGATACTCTTGCATCGACTATCAAACGCCTGCATCCATACACTGTAGGACACATGGGTGATATCAACGAATGGTATTATGATTGGGACGATTACGATTTCCAGCACCGTCATCAAAGCCACCTCATTGGTTTATATCCAGGACATCAGATAACAGTTACAGCCACTCCTGAACTTGCAAAAGCGGCAACACGCACTTTAGAAATAAAGGGTGACAAGACTACTGGTTGGAGTACTGGCTGGAGAATAAATTTGTGGGCACGTCTCCATCGTGCTGATATGGCTTATCATATTTTCCAAAAACTACTCACCTATGTAAGTCCTGACAACTATAAAGGTCCTGACCGCAAGCACAGCGGAGGAACATATCCAAACCTTTTTGATGCACACCCACCTTTCCAGATTGATGGCAACTTCGGAGGAATAGCTGGAGTTTGTGAAATGTTGATGCAAAGTGACGGCAACACCATACAACTTCTTCCTGCATGCCCTGCCTCATGGAAGACAGGTTCAATAAAAGGACTTAAAGCCAGAGGTGGATATATTGTAAATATGGAATGGAAAAACGGAAAGGTTATAAATGCTGAGATATTCAGTACTGTTGGCGGTACAGTTAAAGTAATATACAATAATAAAGTAAAGACCATTACACTAAGCAAAGGGAAGAAAAAGAAAATCTAA
- the rpsT gene encoding 30S ribosomal protein S20 gives MANHKSSVKRIRQTKTKTLHNKYYAKTMRNAVRKLRTLSDKDEAIKLYPVVQKMLDKLAKANIIHTNKAANIKSGLALYISKLG, from the coding sequence ATGGCAAATCACAAATCATCAGTAAAGAGAATCCGTCAGACAAAGACAAAGACTCTGCACAATAAATATTATGCAAAGACTATGCGTAACGCAGTTCGCAAACTTCGCACACTCTCTGACAAGGATGAAGCAATTAAGCTCTACCCAGTTGTACAAAAGATGTTGGATAAGTTGGCTAAAGCTAACATTATCCACACAAACAAAGCTGCTAACATCAAATCAGGTTTAGCACTGTATATTAGCAAGCTAGGTTAA
- the ftsZ gene encoding cell division protein FtsZ — translation MADNNSKPSILDFGEPKENSIIKVIGVGGGGGNAVNHMYREGIHDVSFVLCNTDNQALNDSPVPVHLQLGKEGLGAGNKPAKARQAAEETIEELKYMLSDGTKMAFITAGMGGGTGTGAAPVIARVSKELGILTVGIVTIPFRFEGDRKIDQALDGVEEMSKHVDALLVINNERLREIYPDLTVLDAFGKADDTLSIAAKSIAEIITNHGLINLDFNDVKTVLKEGGVAIMSTGYGEGEGRVKKAIEDALNSPLLNDNDIFNSKKILLSINFCNEKNDNSGLMMEEMNDVNDFMAKFGSDFEIKWGLAIDPELGKNVKVTILATGFGIEDVDGMNGHLKKHTQEEADRIAQEEERRAEKEERRGHYYGSIGKNNQYKRRPHIFLFRPEDLDNEDVILAVENTPTYKRTRQMLDEIRNQASGAPSNNNDEKSNQEPTQGIISFA, via the coding sequence ATGGCTGATAATAATAGCAAACCTTCAATATTGGATTTCGGTGAACCGAAAGAAAACAGTATCATCAAAGTTATTGGTGTTGGTGGTGGTGGCGGTAACGCTGTAAACCATATGTATCGTGAAGGCATTCACGACGTATCGTTTGTACTATGCAATACTGATAATCAAGCACTCAATGACTCTCCTGTCCCTGTTCATTTGCAGTTAGGAAAAGAGGGACTTGGTGCAGGAAACAAACCTGCGAAAGCTCGACAAGCAGCTGAAGAAACTATTGAAGAGCTAAAATACATGTTAAGTGATGGCACTAAAATGGCTTTTATCACTGCTGGAATGGGCGGTGGTACAGGTACAGGTGCTGCCCCTGTAATAGCAAGAGTTTCAAAAGAACTAGGCATACTTACAGTCGGTATCGTTACAATACCTTTCCGCTTTGAAGGTGACAGAAAGATTGATCAAGCTTTAGATGGAGTTGAAGAAATGTCAAAACATGTTGATGCACTCCTTGTGATCAATAATGAAAGACTTCGGGAAATATATCCTGACCTTACTGTCCTTGATGCATTCGGAAAAGCTGACGACACATTAAGTATTGCAGCAAAGAGTATTGCTGAAATCATAACAAACCATGGTTTAATAAACCTTGACTTCAATGATGTAAAAACTGTATTGAAAGAAGGCGGAGTTGCTATCATGAGTACAGGCTATGGAGAAGGAGAAGGCAGAGTCAAGAAAGCTATTGAAGATGCACTCAATTCACCATTGCTTAATGATAATGACATTTTCAACTCAAAGAAAATTCTGCTTAGTATCAACTTCTGTAATGAGAAGAATGATAATTCAGGTTTGATGATGGAGGAGATGAATGATGTCAACGACTTCATGGCAAAATTCGGAAGTGATTTTGAAATCAAATGGGGACTAGCTATTGACCCTGAACTTGGAAAGAATGTCAAGGTTACAATCCTTGCTACCGGATTTGGTATAGAAGATGTTGATGGTATGAATGGCCATCTTAAAAAACATACACAGGAGGAAGCCGACAGAATAGCACAAGAGGAAGAAAGAAGGGCTGAAAAAGAAGAAAGACGCGGTCATTACTATGGCAGCATTGGAAAGAACAATCAATACAAACGCCGTCCACATATATTCCTTTTCCGTCCTGAAGACCTTGACAACGAAGATGTAATACTTGCTGTTGAGAATACACCGACCTACAAGCGCACAAGGCAAATGCTTGATGAGATACGTAATCAAGCATCAGGTGCTCCTTCAAATAACAACGACGAGAAGAGCAATCAAGAACCTACACAAGGTATAATTAGTTTCGCATAG
- a CDS encoding helix-turn-helix domain-containing protein: MSSLSREITIASTLELHQSSHIDEDLLLIDSLADLPFPDEPKRMGCLLIALCTKGEARYTVDTVEYFVHPNDMLIVSPGQVANNYLLSPDCDGIGILASDKFFREIISNIHELSSLFLFSKNNPVCGLHNDESEMLQKYYRLLKEKVDLQDHHFRVETVKSLLQTVIYDISNTIYRIQNNDSRKRTRGENIFFDYINLVEHNFRNERRVSWYAKQLNITAKYLSETVKSISHRTPNEWIDYYVTLEIRVLLKNTSKSIKEISLILNFPNQSFLGKYFKEHVGMSPTQYRRS, encoded by the coding sequence ATGAGTTCACTAAGTAGAGAAATTACGATAGCATCAACATTGGAATTGCACCAAAGCAGTCACATTGATGAAGACTTACTGCTGATTGATTCCTTAGCTGATTTGCCATTCCCAGACGAGCCCAAAAGAATGGGTTGTCTGCTAATAGCACTGTGCACAAAAGGCGAGGCTAGATACACAGTAGATACAGTAGAATACTTCGTCCATCCAAATGATATGCTTATAGTCAGCCCTGGACAAGTTGCAAACAACTATCTACTAAGTCCTGATTGTGATGGTATAGGAATACTTGCGTCTGACAAATTCTTCAGAGAGATTATTTCTAATATCCATGAACTTTCGTCGCTCTTTTTGTTTTCAAAAAATAATCCTGTATGCGGACTTCATAATGATGAGTCAGAAATGCTACAGAAATACTATCGCCTACTTAAAGAAAAAGTAGATCTTCAGGATCACCATTTCCGCGTTGAGACCGTAAAGTCTTTACTACAGACTGTTATTTATGATATCAGTAATACGATTTATCGTATACAAAATAATGATAGTCGCAAACGTACAAGAGGAGAGAATATTTTCTTTGACTATATCAACCTTGTAGAGCATAATTTCAGAAATGAACGACGTGTAAGTTGGTATGCTAAACAACTAAATATCACAGCCAAATATCTTTCAGAAACAGTTAAGTCCATAAGTCATCGTACTCCCAATGAGTGGATAGACTATTATGTAACTTTAGAAATTCGAGTACTTCTTAAGAATACATCAAAAAGCATTAAAGAAATATCTTTGATTTTAAATTTTCCTAATCAAAGTTTTCTTGGAAAATATTTCAAAGAACACGTAGGCATGTCACCTACACAATACAGGCGTAGCTGA